A genomic window from Myotis daubentonii chromosome 4, mMyoDau2.1, whole genome shotgun sequence includes:
- the GJC3 gene encoding gap junction gamma-3 protein, with amino-acid sequence MCGRFLRRLMAEESWHSTPVGRLILPVLLGFRLILLATSGTGVYGDEQSEFVCHTQQPGCKVACYDAFHPLSPLRFWAFQAMLVAVPSVLYMGFIIYHGIWHWEDSRKVKKEEETLIRQGQGSTNVSGAESPKLLWAYVAQLGVRLVLEGAALGGQYHLYGFKMPSSFSCRREPCLGSITCHVPRPSEKTIFLKTMFGLSGLCLFFTLLELVLLGLRRWWQIWKQKSSSSNYLTTSETTRKHKEPNDNVPVVESKEQFRVAEL; translated from the exons ATGTGTGGCAGATTCCTGAGGCGACTGATGGCTGAGGAGAGCTGGCACTCCACCCCTGTGGGGCGCCTCATCCTTCCGGTGCTCCTGGGATTCCGCCTCATACTGCTGGCTACCAGTGGGACGGGGGTCTATGGCGATGAGCAGAGTGAATTTGTGTGTCACACCCAGCAGCCAGGCTGCAAGGTTGCCTGCTACGATGccttccaccccctctccccactgcgTTTCTGGGCCTTCCAGGCCATGTTGGTGGCTGTGCCCAGTGTCCTCTACATGGGATTCATCATTTATCATGGCATCTGGCATTGGGAAGACTCAAGAAAagtgaagaaggaggaggagacccTGATCAGACAAGGACAGGGCAGCACAAATGTCTCAGGGGCTGAAAGCCCCAAGCTGCTCTGGGCCTATGTAGCACAGCTGGGGGTGCGACTGGTCCTTGAGGGGGCAGCCTTGGGAGGGCAGTACCATCTGTATGGGTTCAAGATGCCCAGCTCCTTTTCATGTCGTCGAGAGCCTTGCCTAGGTAGTATAACCTGCCACGTGCCCCGCCCCTCTGAGAAGACCATCTTCCTAAAGACCATGTTTGGGCTCAGTGGGCTCTGTCTCTTCTTTACTCTTTTGGAGCTGGTGCTCCTGGGCCTGCGGAGATGGTGGCAGATCTGGAAGCAAAAATCTTCCTCTTCTAACTACCTCACAACTTCAGAGACCACCAGAAAACACAAGGAACCAAACGATAACGTCCCAGTGGTGGAATCAAAAGAACAGTTCCGAGTAGCAG AGTTATAA